In Balaenoptera musculus isolate JJ_BM4_2016_0621 chromosome 19, mBalMus1.pri.v3, whole genome shotgun sequence, one genomic interval encodes:
- the PDPR gene encoding pyruvate dehydrogenase phosphatase regulatory subunit, mitochondrial isoform X1: protein MFYWLLSVIRRPRSSRGWQKWSSARSGASAAKAHSVALPAQAQVVICGGGIMGTSVAYHLSKMGWKDIVLLEQGRLAAGSTRFCAGILSTARHLTVEQKMADYSNKLYHQLEQETGIHTGYIRTGSIFLAQTQDRLISLKRINSRLNVIGIPSEIISPKKVAELHPLLNVHDLVGAMHVPEDAVVSSADVALALASAASQNGVQIYDRTSILHVMVRKGQVTGVETDKGQIQCHYFVNCAGQWAYELGLSNEEPVSIPLHACEHFYLLTRPWETPLQSNTPTIVDADGRIYIRNWQGGILSGGFEKNPKPIFTEGKNQLEIQNLQEDWDHFEPLLSSLLRRMPELETLEIMKLVNCPETFTPDMRCIMGESPSVRGYFVLAGMNSAGLSFGGGAGRYLAEWMVHGYPSESVWELDLKRFGALQSSRTFLRHRVMEVMPLLYDLKVPRWDFQTGRQLRTSPLYDRLDAQGARWMEKHGFERPKYFVPPDKDLLALEQSKTFYKPDWFEIVESEVKCCKEAVCVIDMSSFTKFEITSTGDQALEILQYLFSNDLDVPVGHIVHTGMLNEGGGYENDCSIARLSKRSFFMISPTDQQVHCWAWLKKYMPEDSNLILEDVTWKYTALNLIGPRAVDVLSELSYAPMTPDHFPSLFCKEMSVGYANGIRVMSMTHTGEPGFMLYIPIEYALHVYNEVMSVGQKYGIRNAGYYALRSLRIEKFFAFWGQDLNTLTTPLECGRESRVKLDKGMDFIGRDALLQQKQNGVYKRLTMFILDDHDTDLDLWPWWGEPIYRNGQYVGKTTSSAYGYTLERHVCLGFVHNFSEDTGEEQVVTADFINRGEYEIDIAGQRFQAKAKLYPVTSLFTHKRRKDDVELSDLHGK, encoded by the exons ATGTTTTACTGGTTGCTGTCGGTGATCCGAAGACCAAGAAGCAGCCGAGGATGGCAGAAGTGGTCCTCAGCCAGAAGCGGTGCGTCAGCTGCCAAAGCGCATTCTGTGGCCCTGCCTGCCCAGGCACAGGTGGTCATCTGTGGTGGTGGAATCATGGGCACATCTGTGGCCTATCACCTCTCCAAGATGGGGTGGAAGGATATCGTCCTTTTGGAGCAGGGCAG GCTGGCTGCTGGCTCTACGAGGTTCTGTGCTGGCATCCTAAGCACCGCCAGGCACTTGACCGTTGAGCAAAAGATGGCAGACTATTCAAACAAACTCTACCATCAGTTAGAGCAAGAAACAGGGATCCATACAG gttACATAAGGACAGGCTCAATCTTTCTGGCCCAAACTCAGGACCGGCTGATCTCCCTGAAGCGCATCAATTCAAGGCTGAA TGTTATAGGCATCCCCTCCGAGATCATCTCCCCCAAGAAAGTGGCCGAACTTCACCCTCTCCTCAATGTACACGACCTGGTGGGGGCCATGCATGTCCCCGAGGATGCAGTGGTGTCCTCCGCTGATGTGGCTCTTGCCCTGGCAAGTGCTGCCTCCCAAAATG GTGTTCAGATCTATGACCGGACAAGTATTCTTCATGTTATGGTGAGGAAAGGTCAAGTCACTGGTGTGGAGACTGATAAAGGACAGATCCAGTGCCACTATTTTGTCAACTGTGCCGGTCAG TGGGCATACGAGCTGGGTCTGTCCAACGAGGAGCCGGTTAGTATCCCGTTACATGCCTGCGAACACTTCTACCTTCTGACTCGCCCCTGGGAGACCCCTCTGCAGAGCAACACACCAA CTATTGTGGATGCCGATGGAAGAATTTATATTCGGAACTGGCAGGGTGGCATCCTGTCTGGGGGCTTTGAGAAGAACCCAAAACCAATTTTCACTGAGGGCAAGAACCAGCTGGAGATTCAGAATCTACAGGAAGACTGGGATCACTTTG AGCCCCTGTTGAGTTCCCTGCTGCGTAGGATGCCAGAACTGGAGACTCTGGAGATCATGAAGTTGGTGAATTGCCCCGAGACCTTCACCCCGGACATGAGGTGCATCATGGGCGAGTCCCCTTCAGTGCGGGGCTACTTCGTCCTGGCGGGAATGAACTCTGCTGGCCTTTCGTTTGGTGGAGGAGCTGGAAG GTACCTCGCTGAGTGGATGGTGCACGGCTATCCCTCAGAAAGTGTCTGGGAACTGGACCTGAAGCGTTTTGGAGCCCTCCAGAGCAGCCGGACCTTCCTGCGCCACCGTGTCATGGAAGTCATGC CTCTGCTGTACGATCTGAAGGTTCCCCGTTGGGACTTCCAGACAGGAAGGCAGTTACGCACATCTCCTCTGTATGACCGGCTGGATGCACAAGGAGCCAGGTGGATGGAGAAACATGGATTTGAGAGGCCAAAATACTTTGTGCCACCAGACAAGG ACCTCTTGGCCTTGGAGCAGAGCAAGACTTTTTACAAGCCGGACTGGTTTGAGATTGTGGAGTCCGAAGTCAAGTGCTGTAAGGAGGCCGTGTGTGTCATTGACATGTCCTCTTTCACAAAGTTTGAAATAACA TCCACCGGGGATCAGGCGTTAGAAATTCTCCAATACCTCTTCTCCAATGACCTTGACGTGCCCGTGGGCCACATCGTGCATACCGGCATGCTCAACGAGGGTGGAGGGTACGAAAATGACTGCAGCATAGCACGGCTGAGCAAGCGCAG tttcttcatgatTTCTCCAACCGACCAGCAGGTCCACTGTTGGGCCTGGCTTAAGAAATACATGCCAGAAGACAGCAACCTGATTCTGGAGGACGTCACCTGGAAATACACTG CCCTCAATCTGATTGGTCCTCGAGCTGTGGATGTGCTGTCTGAGTTGTCCTATGCTCCTATGACTCCAGACCATTTCCCAAGTCTGTTTTGCAAG GAGATGAGTGTGGGCTACGCAAATGGGATCCGGGTGATGAGCATGACTCACACAGGAGAGCCAGGATTCATGCTTTATATTCCTATAGAG TATGCCCTGCACGTATACAACGAAGTGATGAGTGTTGGACAGAAATATGGAATCCGGAATGCTGGGTATTATGCTCTTCGTAGTCTCCGAATTGAAAAGTTTTTTGCCTTCTGGGGTCAGGATTTAAACACCCTCACCACACCCCTGGAATGCGGACGAGAGTCTCGGGTGAAGTTAGACAAG GGGATGGATTTCATTGGGCGAGATGCCCTGCTGCAGCAGAAGCAGAACGGGGTGTACAAACGCCTCACTATGTTCATCCTGGATGACCACGACACGGACCTGGACCTCTGGCCTTGGTGGGGGGAGCCCATTTACCGAAACGGGCAGTACGTAGGCAAGACCACCAGCAGCGCATATGGTTACACCCTGGAGCGCCACGTGTGCCTGGGCTTTGTGCACAATTTTTCCGAGGACACCGGAGAAGAGCAGGTGGTGACAGCAGATTTCATCAACCGGGGAGAATATGAGATTGACATCGCAGGACAGCGGTTCCAGGCCAAGGCCAAGCTCTACCCGGTCACCTCCCTCTTCACCCATAAGCGCCGAAAGGATGACGTGGAGCTAAGTGACTTGCACGGGAAGTAA
- the PDPR gene encoding pyruvate dehydrogenase phosphatase regulatory subunit, mitochondrial isoform X2, producing the protein MAEVVLSQKRLAAGSTRFCAGILSTARHLTVEQKMADYSNKLYHQLEQETGIHTGYIRTGSIFLAQTQDRLISLKRINSRLNVIGIPSEIISPKKVAELHPLLNVHDLVGAMHVPEDAVVSSADVALALASAASQNGVQIYDRTSILHVMVRKGQVTGVETDKGQIQCHYFVNCAGQWAYELGLSNEEPVSIPLHACEHFYLLTRPWETPLQSNTPTIVDADGRIYIRNWQGGILSGGFEKNPKPIFTEGKNQLEIQNLQEDWDHFEPLLSSLLRRMPELETLEIMKLVNCPETFTPDMRCIMGESPSVRGYFVLAGMNSAGLSFGGGAGRYLAEWMVHGYPSESVWELDLKRFGALQSSRTFLRHRVMEVMPLLYDLKVPRWDFQTGRQLRTSPLYDRLDAQGARWMEKHGFERPKYFVPPDKDLLALEQSKTFYKPDWFEIVESEVKCCKEAVCVIDMSSFTKFEITSTGDQALEILQYLFSNDLDVPVGHIVHTGMLNEGGGYENDCSIARLSKRSFFMISPTDQQVHCWAWLKKYMPEDSNLILEDVTWKYTALNLIGPRAVDVLSELSYAPMTPDHFPSLFCKEMSVGYANGIRVMSMTHTGEPGFMLYIPIEYALHVYNEVMSVGQKYGIRNAGYYALRSLRIEKFFAFWGQDLNTLTTPLECGRESRVKLDKGMDFIGRDALLQQKQNGVYKRLTMFILDDHDTDLDLWPWWGEPIYRNGQYVGKTTSSAYGYTLERHVCLGFVHNFSEDTGEEQVVTADFINRGEYEIDIAGQRFQAKAKLYPVTSLFTHKRRKDDVELSDLHGK; encoded by the exons ATGGCAGAAGTGGTCCTCAGCCAGAAGCG GCTGGCTGCTGGCTCTACGAGGTTCTGTGCTGGCATCCTAAGCACCGCCAGGCACTTGACCGTTGAGCAAAAGATGGCAGACTATTCAAACAAACTCTACCATCAGTTAGAGCAAGAAACAGGGATCCATACAG gttACATAAGGACAGGCTCAATCTTTCTGGCCCAAACTCAGGACCGGCTGATCTCCCTGAAGCGCATCAATTCAAGGCTGAA TGTTATAGGCATCCCCTCCGAGATCATCTCCCCCAAGAAAGTGGCCGAACTTCACCCTCTCCTCAATGTACACGACCTGGTGGGGGCCATGCATGTCCCCGAGGATGCAGTGGTGTCCTCCGCTGATGTGGCTCTTGCCCTGGCAAGTGCTGCCTCCCAAAATG GTGTTCAGATCTATGACCGGACAAGTATTCTTCATGTTATGGTGAGGAAAGGTCAAGTCACTGGTGTGGAGACTGATAAAGGACAGATCCAGTGCCACTATTTTGTCAACTGTGCCGGTCAG TGGGCATACGAGCTGGGTCTGTCCAACGAGGAGCCGGTTAGTATCCCGTTACATGCCTGCGAACACTTCTACCTTCTGACTCGCCCCTGGGAGACCCCTCTGCAGAGCAACACACCAA CTATTGTGGATGCCGATGGAAGAATTTATATTCGGAACTGGCAGGGTGGCATCCTGTCTGGGGGCTTTGAGAAGAACCCAAAACCAATTTTCACTGAGGGCAAGAACCAGCTGGAGATTCAGAATCTACAGGAAGACTGGGATCACTTTG AGCCCCTGTTGAGTTCCCTGCTGCGTAGGATGCCAGAACTGGAGACTCTGGAGATCATGAAGTTGGTGAATTGCCCCGAGACCTTCACCCCGGACATGAGGTGCATCATGGGCGAGTCCCCTTCAGTGCGGGGCTACTTCGTCCTGGCGGGAATGAACTCTGCTGGCCTTTCGTTTGGTGGAGGAGCTGGAAG GTACCTCGCTGAGTGGATGGTGCACGGCTATCCCTCAGAAAGTGTCTGGGAACTGGACCTGAAGCGTTTTGGAGCCCTCCAGAGCAGCCGGACCTTCCTGCGCCACCGTGTCATGGAAGTCATGC CTCTGCTGTACGATCTGAAGGTTCCCCGTTGGGACTTCCAGACAGGAAGGCAGTTACGCACATCTCCTCTGTATGACCGGCTGGATGCACAAGGAGCCAGGTGGATGGAGAAACATGGATTTGAGAGGCCAAAATACTTTGTGCCACCAGACAAGG ACCTCTTGGCCTTGGAGCAGAGCAAGACTTTTTACAAGCCGGACTGGTTTGAGATTGTGGAGTCCGAAGTCAAGTGCTGTAAGGAGGCCGTGTGTGTCATTGACATGTCCTCTTTCACAAAGTTTGAAATAACA TCCACCGGGGATCAGGCGTTAGAAATTCTCCAATACCTCTTCTCCAATGACCTTGACGTGCCCGTGGGCCACATCGTGCATACCGGCATGCTCAACGAGGGTGGAGGGTACGAAAATGACTGCAGCATAGCACGGCTGAGCAAGCGCAG tttcttcatgatTTCTCCAACCGACCAGCAGGTCCACTGTTGGGCCTGGCTTAAGAAATACATGCCAGAAGACAGCAACCTGATTCTGGAGGACGTCACCTGGAAATACACTG CCCTCAATCTGATTGGTCCTCGAGCTGTGGATGTGCTGTCTGAGTTGTCCTATGCTCCTATGACTCCAGACCATTTCCCAAGTCTGTTTTGCAAG GAGATGAGTGTGGGCTACGCAAATGGGATCCGGGTGATGAGCATGACTCACACAGGAGAGCCAGGATTCATGCTTTATATTCCTATAGAG TATGCCCTGCACGTATACAACGAAGTGATGAGTGTTGGACAGAAATATGGAATCCGGAATGCTGGGTATTATGCTCTTCGTAGTCTCCGAATTGAAAAGTTTTTTGCCTTCTGGGGTCAGGATTTAAACACCCTCACCACACCCCTGGAATGCGGACGAGAGTCTCGGGTGAAGTTAGACAAG GGGATGGATTTCATTGGGCGAGATGCCCTGCTGCAGCAGAAGCAGAACGGGGTGTACAAACGCCTCACTATGTTCATCCTGGATGACCACGACACGGACCTGGACCTCTGGCCTTGGTGGGGGGAGCCCATTTACCGAAACGGGCAGTACGTAGGCAAGACCACCAGCAGCGCATATGGTTACACCCTGGAGCGCCACGTGTGCCTGGGCTTTGTGCACAATTTTTCCGAGGACACCGGAGAAGAGCAGGTGGTGACAGCAGATTTCATCAACCGGGGAGAATATGAGATTGACATCGCAGGACAGCGGTTCCAGGCCAAGGCCAAGCTCTACCCGGTCACCTCCCTCTTCACCCATAAGCGCCGAAAGGATGACGTGGAGCTAAGTGACTTGCACGGGAAGTAA
- the PDPR gene encoding pyruvate dehydrogenase phosphatase regulatory subunit, mitochondrial isoform X3: protein MPELETLEIMKLVNCPETFTPDMRCIMGESPSVRGYFVLAGMNSAGLSFGGGAGRYLAEWMVHGYPSESVWELDLKRFGALQSSRTFLRHRVMEVMPLLYDLKVPRWDFQTGRQLRTSPLYDRLDAQGARWMEKHGFERPKYFVPPDKDLLALEQSKTFYKPDWFEIVESEVKCCKEAVCVIDMSSFTKFEITSTGDQALEILQYLFSNDLDVPVGHIVHTGMLNEGGGYENDCSIARLSKRSFFMISPTDQQVHCWAWLKKYMPEDSNLILEDVTWKYTALNLIGPRAVDVLSELSYAPMTPDHFPSLFCKEMSVGYANGIRVMSMTHTGEPGFMLYIPIEYALHVYNEVMSVGQKYGIRNAGYYALRSLRIEKFFAFWGQDLNTLTTPLECGRESRVKLDKGMDFIGRDALLQQKQNGVYKRLTMFILDDHDTDLDLWPWWGEPIYRNGQYVGKTTSSAYGYTLERHVCLGFVHNFSEDTGEEQVVTADFINRGEYEIDIAGQRFQAKAKLYPVTSLFTHKRRKDDVELSDLHGK from the exons ATGCCAGAACTGGAGACTCTGGAGATCATGAAGTTGGTGAATTGCCCCGAGACCTTCACCCCGGACATGAGGTGCATCATGGGCGAGTCCCCTTCAGTGCGGGGCTACTTCGTCCTGGCGGGAATGAACTCTGCTGGCCTTTCGTTTGGTGGAGGAGCTGGAAG GTACCTCGCTGAGTGGATGGTGCACGGCTATCCCTCAGAAAGTGTCTGGGAACTGGACCTGAAGCGTTTTGGAGCCCTCCAGAGCAGCCGGACCTTCCTGCGCCACCGTGTCATGGAAGTCATGC CTCTGCTGTACGATCTGAAGGTTCCCCGTTGGGACTTCCAGACAGGAAGGCAGTTACGCACATCTCCTCTGTATGACCGGCTGGATGCACAAGGAGCCAGGTGGATGGAGAAACATGGATTTGAGAGGCCAAAATACTTTGTGCCACCAGACAAGG ACCTCTTGGCCTTGGAGCAGAGCAAGACTTTTTACAAGCCGGACTGGTTTGAGATTGTGGAGTCCGAAGTCAAGTGCTGTAAGGAGGCCGTGTGTGTCATTGACATGTCCTCTTTCACAAAGTTTGAAATAACA TCCACCGGGGATCAGGCGTTAGAAATTCTCCAATACCTCTTCTCCAATGACCTTGACGTGCCCGTGGGCCACATCGTGCATACCGGCATGCTCAACGAGGGTGGAGGGTACGAAAATGACTGCAGCATAGCACGGCTGAGCAAGCGCAG tttcttcatgatTTCTCCAACCGACCAGCAGGTCCACTGTTGGGCCTGGCTTAAGAAATACATGCCAGAAGACAGCAACCTGATTCTGGAGGACGTCACCTGGAAATACACTG CCCTCAATCTGATTGGTCCTCGAGCTGTGGATGTGCTGTCTGAGTTGTCCTATGCTCCTATGACTCCAGACCATTTCCCAAGTCTGTTTTGCAAG GAGATGAGTGTGGGCTACGCAAATGGGATCCGGGTGATGAGCATGACTCACACAGGAGAGCCAGGATTCATGCTTTATATTCCTATAGAG TATGCCCTGCACGTATACAACGAAGTGATGAGTGTTGGACAGAAATATGGAATCCGGAATGCTGGGTATTATGCTCTTCGTAGTCTCCGAATTGAAAAGTTTTTTGCCTTCTGGGGTCAGGATTTAAACACCCTCACCACACCCCTGGAATGCGGACGAGAGTCTCGGGTGAAGTTAGACAAG GGGATGGATTTCATTGGGCGAGATGCCCTGCTGCAGCAGAAGCAGAACGGGGTGTACAAACGCCTCACTATGTTCATCCTGGATGACCACGACACGGACCTGGACCTCTGGCCTTGGTGGGGGGAGCCCATTTACCGAAACGGGCAGTACGTAGGCAAGACCACCAGCAGCGCATATGGTTACACCCTGGAGCGCCACGTGTGCCTGGGCTTTGTGCACAATTTTTCCGAGGACACCGGAGAAGAGCAGGTGGTGACAGCAGATTTCATCAACCGGGGAGAATATGAGATTGACATCGCAGGACAGCGGTTCCAGGCCAAGGCCAAGCTCTACCCGGTCACCTCCCTCTTCACCCATAAGCGCCGAAAGGATGACGTGGAGCTAAGTGACTTGCACGGGAAGTAA